One genomic region from Gossypium hirsutum isolate 1008001.06 chromosome D13, Gossypium_hirsutum_v2.1, whole genome shotgun sequence encodes:
- the LOC107937190 gene encoding transcriptional corepressor LEUNIG isoform X2, which translates to MSQTNWEADKMLDVYIHDYLVKRDLKASAQAFQAEGKVSSDPVAIDAPGGFLFEWWSVFWDIFIARTNEKHSEVAASYIETQLIKAREQQQQQQQPQQPQHQQQQQQQQLQMQQLLLQRHAQQQQQQQQQQQQQQQQQQQQQQQQQQQQQQQQQQQQQQQQQQQQQQQQQQQQQQQQPPQQSQQAQQPQQRRDGSHLLNGNTNGLVGNDSLIRQPAGTANAMATKMYEERLKLPHQRDSLDDAAMKQRYGDNVGQLLDPNHASILKPAAATGPTSGQVLHGTAGGMSPQVQARSQQLPGTTPDIKSEMNPVLNPRAAGPDGSLMGIPGSNQGGNNLTLKGWPLTGLDQLRGGILQPQKSFMQAPQPFHQLQMLTPQHQQQLMLAQQNLTSPSGSDDNRRLRMLLNNNRTMGLGKDGLSNSVGDVVPNVSPLQAGSPLMPRGDTEMLMKLKLAQLHQQQQQLQQQQQQNSNSQQQQLQQHALSNQQSQSSNPSLHQQDKVGGGGSVTVDGSMSNSFRGNDQVSKNQNGRKRKQPVSSSGPANSSGTANTAGPSPSSAPSTPSTHTPGDVISMPAMPHSGSSSKPLMMFGAEGAGTLASPSNQLWDDKDLELQAEMDRFVEDGSLDDNVESFLSHDDTDPRDAVGRCMDVTKGFTFMEVNSVRASSSKVTCCHFSSDGKLLATGGHDKKAVLWYTDTLKPKSTLEEHSCLITDVRFSPSMSRLATSSFDKTVRVWDADSPGYSLRTFMGHSGNVMSLDFHPTKDDLICSCDGDGEIRYWSINNGNCARAFKGGTAPGTAQLRFQPRLGKYLAAAAENVVSILDTETQTCWHSLQGHTKLIHSVCWDPSGELLASVSEDSVRVWSFASGSEGECVHELSCNGNKFHSCVFHPSFQSLLVIGCYQSLELWNMSENKTMTLSAHEGLIAALAVSPVTRLVSSASHDKFVKLWK; encoded by the exons ATGTCTCAAACCAACTGGGAAGCTGATAAAAT GTTAGATGTGTATATCCATGATTATTTAGTAAAGAGGGATTTAAAGGCTTCAGCTCAGGCTTTTCAAGCTGAAGGGAAAGTATCATCAGATCCTGTAG CTATCGATGCACCTGGAGGTTTTCTCTTTGAATGGTGGTCTGTTTTTTGGGATATATTCATTGCCAGGACTAATGAGAAGCATTCAGAGGTTGCTGCATCTTATATTGAG ACTCAATTGATTAAAGCACGGGAGCAGCAGCAACAGCAGCAGCAACCTCAACAGCCTCAACATCAACAgcaacagcagcagcaacaacTGCAGATGCAACAGCTTTTATTGCAGAGGCATGCccaacaacaacaacagcagcaacaacagcagcaacaacagcagcagcaacagcagcagcaacagcaacagcaacagcagcaacagcaacagcaacagcaacagcaacagcaacaacaacaacaacagcaacAGCAACAACAGCAGCAACAACAGCAACAGCAGCAGCAGCCACCACAGCAGTCCCAGCAGGCACAACAGCCTCAGCAACGAAGGGACGGGTCTCATCTCCTAAATGGCAATACAAATGGACTTGTTGGAAATGACTCTCTCATACGTCAGCCTGCTGGAACTGCTAATGCCATGGCGACTAAGATGTATGAGGAAAGACTAAAATTGCCACATCAAAGGGATTCTTTGGATGATGCAGCTATGAAG CAAAGGTATGGTGACAATGTCGGCCAGCTCTTGGATCCAAATCATGCCTCGATATTGAAGCCTGCAGCTGCAACTGGTCCGACTTCCGG gcAAGTATTGCATGGTACAGCTGGTGGAATGTCTCCGCAAGTTCAAGCTCGGAGTCAGCAATTGCCAGGAACAACACCG GATATAAAGAGTGAGATGAATCCAGTATTGAATCCTAGAGCTGCTGGTCCCGATGGATCTTTAATGGGAATTCCAG GGTCAAATCAAGGTGGTAATAATTTAACTTTGAAAGGATGGCCATTAACA GGACTGGACCAACTGCGCGGTGGGATCCTTCAGCCGCAAAAGTCTTTTATGCAAGCTCCTCAGCCCTTTCATCAACTTCAGATGTTGACACCACAGCACCAGCAGCAACTCATGCTTGCTCAGCAGAATCTGACATCACCATCTGGCAGTGATGATAATAGAAGATTGAGAATGCTATTGAATAATAATCGGACCATGGGCCTCGGAAAGGATGGCCTTTCTAATTCTGTTGGTGATGTGGTTCCAAATGTATCACCTTTGCAGGCTGGCAGTCCTCTCATGCCTCGGGGAGATACAGAAATGCTAATGAAG TTAAAATTAGCTCAGTTGCATCAACAGCAGCAGCAACTGCAACAGCAACAGCAACAGAACAGTAACTCACAGCAACAACAGCTTCAGCAGCATGCACTTTCGAATCAACAGTCACAGAGTTCTAATCCAAGTTTACATCAACAAGATAAAGTTGGTGGAGGTGGAAGTGTCACTGTGGATGGGAGTATGTCAAACTCATTTCGAGGGAATGATCAG GTTTCAAAAAACCAGAatggaagaaagagaaaacaGCCAGTGTCTTCTTCAGGCCCTGCCAATAGCTCTGGGACAGCAAACACAGCTGGACCTTCGCCTAGTTCTGCACCTTCAACGCCATCAACACACACTCCTGGAGATGTGATTTCAATGCCTGCGATGCCTCATAGTGGCAGTTCTTCCAAGCCTTTGATGATGTTTGGTGCTGAGGGTGCTGGTACACTTGCATCACCTTCAAATCAATTG TGGGATGATAAAGATCTTGAATTGCAGGCTGAAATGGATCGATTTGTGGAGGATGGATCTCTTGATGATAATGTTGAGTCTTTTTTATCCCATGATGATACGGATCCTAGAGATGCTGTTGGCCGATGTATGGATGTAACTAAAG GTTTCACATTTATGGAAGTAAATTCTGTTCGAGCAAGCAGTAGCAAAGTTACTTGCTGCCATTTCTCGTCAGACGGAAAGTTACTAGCTACTGGTGGCCATGATAAAAAG GCTGTATTATGGTACACGGACACTTTGAAGCCGAAGTCTACGCTTGAAGAACATTCATGTTTGATTACTGATGTTCGTTTCAGTCCAAGCATGTCACGCCTTGCAACATCTTCATTTGACAAAACTGTCAGAGTTTGGGATGCCGACAGT CCTGGTTATTCGCTTCGTACATTTATGGGACATTCTGGTAACGTTATGTCACTTGACTTCCATCCAACTAAGGATGATCTTATCTGCTCTTGTGATGGTGATGGTGAAATACGATACTGGAGTATCAACAACGGGAACTGTGCAAGAGCTTTCAAG GGTGGTACGGCCCCTGGTACAGCCCAATTGAGATTTCAACCTCGCCTCGGAAAATATCTTGCAGCAGCTGCTGAGAATGTTGTATCTATACTGGACACCGAGACTCAAACTTGCTGGCACTCTTTACAG GGACATACTAAACTGATCCATTCCGTATGCTGGGACCCTTCGGGTGAGCTTCTAGCATCCGTTAGTGAGGACTCTGTTCGAGTTTGGTCCTTTGCGTCAGGCAGTGAAGGGGAATGTGTTCACGAATTGAGCTGTAATGGCAACAAGTTCCACTCTTGTGTTTTCCATCCTTCGTTTCAATCACTGCTCGTTATTGGCTGTTACCAG TCTTTGGAGCTATGGAATATGTCGGAGAATAAGACCATGACATTGTCGGCTCATGAAGGACTCATTGCTGCATTGGCTGTATCACCAGTGACAAGGTTGGTTTCTTCCGCAAGTCATGACAAGTTCGTTAAACTGTGGAAGTGA
- the LOC107937190 gene encoding transcriptional corepressor LEUNIG isoform X3, which translates to MSQTNWEADKMLDVYIHDYLVKRDLKASAQAFQAEGKVSSDPVAIDAPGGFLFEWWSVFWDIFIARTNEKHSEVAASYIETQLIKAREQQQQQQQPQQPQHQQQQQQQQLQMQQLLLQRHAQQQQQQQQQQQQQQQQQQQQQQQQQQQQQQQQQQQQQQQQQQQQQQQQQQQQQQQQPPQQSQQAQQPQQRRDGSHLLNGNTNGLVGNDSLIRQPAGTANAMATKMYEERLKLPHQRDSLDDAAMKQRYGDNVGQLLDPNHASILKPAAATGPTSGQVLHGTAGGMSPQVQARSQQLPGTTPDIKSEMNPVLNPRAAGPDGSLMGIPGSNQGGNNLTLKGWPLTGLDQLRGGILQPQKSFMQAPQPFHQLQMLTPQHQQQLMLAQQNLTSPSGSDDNRRLRMLLNNNRTMGLGKDGLSNSVGDVVPNVSPLQAGSPLMPRGDTEMLMKLKLAQLHQQQQQLQQQQQQNSNSQQQQLQQHALSNQQSQSSNPSLHQQDKVGGGGSVTVDGSMSNSFRGNDQNGRKRKQPVSSSGPANSSGTANTAGPSPSSAPSTPSTHTPGDVISMPAMPHSGSSSKPLMMFGAEGAGTLASPSNQLWDDKDLELQAEMDRFVEDGSLDDNVESFLSHDDTDPRDAVGRCMDVTKGFTFMEVNSVRASSSKVTCCHFSSDGKLLATGGHDKKAVLWYTDTLKPKSTLEEHSCLITDVRFSPSMSRLATSSFDKTVRVWDADSPGYSLRTFMGHSGNVMSLDFHPTKDDLICSCDGDGEIRYWSINNGNCARAFKGGTAPGTAQLRFQPRLGKYLAAAAENVVSILDTETQTCWHSLQQGHTKLIHSVCWDPSGELLASVSEDSVRVWSFASGSEGECVHELSCNGNKFHSCVFHPSFQSLLVIGCYQSLELWNMSENKTMTLSAHEGLIAALAVSPVTRLVSSASHDKFVKLWK; encoded by the exons ATGTCTCAAACCAACTGGGAAGCTGATAAAAT GTTAGATGTGTATATCCATGATTATTTAGTAAAGAGGGATTTAAAGGCTTCAGCTCAGGCTTTTCAAGCTGAAGGGAAAGTATCATCAGATCCTGTAG CTATCGATGCACCTGGAGGTTTTCTCTTTGAATGGTGGTCTGTTTTTTGGGATATATTCATTGCCAGGACTAATGAGAAGCATTCAGAGGTTGCTGCATCTTATATTGAG ACTCAATTGATTAAAGCACGGGAGCAGCAGCAACAGCAGCAGCAACCTCAACAGCCTCAACATCAACAgcaacagcagcagcaacaacTGCAGATGCAACAGCTTTTATTGCAGAGGCATGCccaacaacaacaacagcagcaacaacagcagcaacaacagcagcagcaacagcagcagcaacagcaacagcaacagcagcaacagcaacagcaacagcaacagcaacagcaacaacaacaacaacagcaacAGCAACAACAGCAGCAACAACAGCAACAGCAGCAGCAGCCACCACAGCAGTCCCAGCAGGCACAACAGCCTCAGCAACGAAGGGACGGGTCTCATCTCCTAAATGGCAATACAAATGGACTTGTTGGAAATGACTCTCTCATACGTCAGCCTGCTGGAACTGCTAATGCCATGGCGACTAAGATGTATGAGGAAAGACTAAAATTGCCACATCAAAGGGATTCTTTGGATGATGCAGCTATGAAG CAAAGGTATGGTGACAATGTCGGCCAGCTCTTGGATCCAAATCATGCCTCGATATTGAAGCCTGCAGCTGCAACTGGTCCGACTTCCGG gcAAGTATTGCATGGTACAGCTGGTGGAATGTCTCCGCAAGTTCAAGCTCGGAGTCAGCAATTGCCAGGAACAACACCG GATATAAAGAGTGAGATGAATCCAGTATTGAATCCTAGAGCTGCTGGTCCCGATGGATCTTTAATGGGAATTCCAG GGTCAAATCAAGGTGGTAATAATTTAACTTTGAAAGGATGGCCATTAACA GGACTGGACCAACTGCGCGGTGGGATCCTTCAGCCGCAAAAGTCTTTTATGCAAGCTCCTCAGCCCTTTCATCAACTTCAGATGTTGACACCACAGCACCAGCAGCAACTCATGCTTGCTCAGCAGAATCTGACATCACCATCTGGCAGTGATGATAATAGAAGATTGAGAATGCTATTGAATAATAATCGGACCATGGGCCTCGGAAAGGATGGCCTTTCTAATTCTGTTGGTGATGTGGTTCCAAATGTATCACCTTTGCAGGCTGGCAGTCCTCTCATGCCTCGGGGAGATACAGAAATGCTAATGAAG TTAAAATTAGCTCAGTTGCATCAACAGCAGCAGCAACTGCAACAGCAACAGCAACAGAACAGTAACTCACAGCAACAACAGCTTCAGCAGCATGCACTTTCGAATCAACAGTCACAGAGTTCTAATCCAAGTTTACATCAACAAGATAAAGTTGGTGGAGGTGGAAGTGTCACTGTGGATGGGAGTATGTCAAACTCATTTCGAGGGAATGATCAG AatggaagaaagagaaaacaGCCAGTGTCTTCTTCAGGCCCTGCCAATAGCTCTGGGACAGCAAACACAGCTGGACCTTCGCCTAGTTCTGCACCTTCAACGCCATCAACACACACTCCTGGAGATGTGATTTCAATGCCTGCGATGCCTCATAGTGGCAGTTCTTCCAAGCCTTTGATGATGTTTGGTGCTGAGGGTGCTGGTACACTTGCATCACCTTCAAATCAATTG TGGGATGATAAAGATCTTGAATTGCAGGCTGAAATGGATCGATTTGTGGAGGATGGATCTCTTGATGATAATGTTGAGTCTTTTTTATCCCATGATGATACGGATCCTAGAGATGCTGTTGGCCGATGTATGGATGTAACTAAAG GTTTCACATTTATGGAAGTAAATTCTGTTCGAGCAAGCAGTAGCAAAGTTACTTGCTGCCATTTCTCGTCAGACGGAAAGTTACTAGCTACTGGTGGCCATGATAAAAAG GCTGTATTATGGTACACGGACACTTTGAAGCCGAAGTCTACGCTTGAAGAACATTCATGTTTGATTACTGATGTTCGTTTCAGTCCAAGCATGTCACGCCTTGCAACATCTTCATTTGACAAAACTGTCAGAGTTTGGGATGCCGACAGT CCTGGTTATTCGCTTCGTACATTTATGGGACATTCTGGTAACGTTATGTCACTTGACTTCCATCCAACTAAGGATGATCTTATCTGCTCTTGTGATGGTGATGGTGAAATACGATACTGGAGTATCAACAACGGGAACTGTGCAAGAGCTTTCAAG GGTGGTACGGCCCCTGGTACAGCCCAATTGAGATTTCAACCTCGCCTCGGAAAATATCTTGCAGCAGCTGCTGAGAATGTTGTATCTATACTGGACACCGAGACTCAAACTTGCTGGCACTCTTTACAG CAGGGACATACTAAACTGATCCATTCCGTATGCTGGGACCCTTCGGGTGAGCTTCTAGCATCCGTTAGTGAGGACTCTGTTCGAGTTTGGTCCTTTGCGTCAGGCAGTGAAGGGGAATGTGTTCACGAATTGAGCTGTAATGGCAACAAGTTCCACTCTTGTGTTTTCCATCCTTCGTTTCAATCACTGCTCGTTATTGGCTGTTACCAG TCTTTGGAGCTATGGAATATGTCGGAGAATAAGACCATGACATTGTCGGCTCATGAAGGACTCATTGCTGCATTGGCTGTATCACCAGTGACAAGGTTGGTTTCTTCCGCAAGTCATGACAAGTTCGTTAAACTGTGGAAGTGA
- the LOC107937190 gene encoding transcriptional corepressor LEUNIG isoform X6 → MSQTNWEADKMLDVYIHDYLVKRDLKASAQAFQAEGKVSSDPVAIDAPGGFLFEWWSVFWDIFIARTNEKHSEVAASYIETQLIKAREQQQQQQQPQQPQHQQQQQQQQLQMQQLLLQRHAQQQQQQQQQQQQQQQQQQQQQQQQQQQQQQQQQQQQQQQQQQQQQQQQQQQQQQQQPPQQSQQAQQPQQRRDGSHLLNGNTNGLVGNDSLIRQPAGTANAMATKMYEERLKLPHQRDSLDDAAMKQRYGDNVGQLLDPNHASILKPAAATGPTSGQVLHGTAGGMSPQVQARSQQLPGTTPDIKSEMNPVLNPRAAGPDGSLMGIPGSNQGGNNLTLKGWPLTGLDQLRGGILQPQKSFMQAPQPFHQLQMLTPQHQQQLMLAQQNLTSPSGSDDNRRLRMLLNNNRTMGLGKDGLSNSVGDVVPNVSPLQAGSPLMPRGDTEMLMKLKLAQLHQQQQQLQQQQQQNSNSQQQQLQQHALSNQQSQSSNPSLHQQDKVGGGGSVTVDGSMSNSFRGNDQVSKNQNGRKRKQPVSSSGPANSSGTANTAGPSPSSAPSTPSTHTPGDVISMPAMPHSGSSSKPLMMFGAEGAGTLASPSNQLAEMDRFVEDGSLDDNVESFLSHDDTDPRDAVGRCMDVTKGFTFMEVNSVRASSSKVTCCHFSSDGKLLATGGHDKKAVLWYTDTLKPKSTLEEHSCLITDVRFSPSMSRLATSSFDKTVRVWDADSPGYSLRTFMGHSGNVMSLDFHPTKDDLICSCDGDGEIRYWSINNGNCARAFKGGTAPGTAQLRFQPRLGKYLAAAAENVVSILDTETQTCWHSLQGHTKLIHSVCWDPSGELLASVSEDSVRVWSFASGSEGECVHELSCNGNKFHSCVFHPSFQSLLVIGCYQSLELWNMSENKTMTLSAHEGLIAALAVSPVTRLVSSASHDKFVKLWK, encoded by the exons ATGTCTCAAACCAACTGGGAAGCTGATAAAAT GTTAGATGTGTATATCCATGATTATTTAGTAAAGAGGGATTTAAAGGCTTCAGCTCAGGCTTTTCAAGCTGAAGGGAAAGTATCATCAGATCCTGTAG CTATCGATGCACCTGGAGGTTTTCTCTTTGAATGGTGGTCTGTTTTTTGGGATATATTCATTGCCAGGACTAATGAGAAGCATTCAGAGGTTGCTGCATCTTATATTGAG ACTCAATTGATTAAAGCACGGGAGCAGCAGCAACAGCAGCAGCAACCTCAACAGCCTCAACATCAACAgcaacagcagcagcaacaacTGCAGATGCAACAGCTTTTATTGCAGAGGCATGCccaacaacaacaacagcagcaacaacagcagcaacaacagcagcagcaacagcagcagcaacagcaacagcaacagcagcaacagcaacagcaacagcaacagcaacagcaacaacaacaacaacagcaacAGCAACAACAGCAGCAACAACAGCAACAGCAGCAGCAGCCACCACAGCAGTCCCAGCAGGCACAACAGCCTCAGCAACGAAGGGACGGGTCTCATCTCCTAAATGGCAATACAAATGGACTTGTTGGAAATGACTCTCTCATACGTCAGCCTGCTGGAACTGCTAATGCCATGGCGACTAAGATGTATGAGGAAAGACTAAAATTGCCACATCAAAGGGATTCTTTGGATGATGCAGCTATGAAG CAAAGGTATGGTGACAATGTCGGCCAGCTCTTGGATCCAAATCATGCCTCGATATTGAAGCCTGCAGCTGCAACTGGTCCGACTTCCGG gcAAGTATTGCATGGTACAGCTGGTGGAATGTCTCCGCAAGTTCAAGCTCGGAGTCAGCAATTGCCAGGAACAACACCG GATATAAAGAGTGAGATGAATCCAGTATTGAATCCTAGAGCTGCTGGTCCCGATGGATCTTTAATGGGAATTCCAG GGTCAAATCAAGGTGGTAATAATTTAACTTTGAAAGGATGGCCATTAACA GGACTGGACCAACTGCGCGGTGGGATCCTTCAGCCGCAAAAGTCTTTTATGCAAGCTCCTCAGCCCTTTCATCAACTTCAGATGTTGACACCACAGCACCAGCAGCAACTCATGCTTGCTCAGCAGAATCTGACATCACCATCTGGCAGTGATGATAATAGAAGATTGAGAATGCTATTGAATAATAATCGGACCATGGGCCTCGGAAAGGATGGCCTTTCTAATTCTGTTGGTGATGTGGTTCCAAATGTATCACCTTTGCAGGCTGGCAGTCCTCTCATGCCTCGGGGAGATACAGAAATGCTAATGAAG TTAAAATTAGCTCAGTTGCATCAACAGCAGCAGCAACTGCAACAGCAACAGCAACAGAACAGTAACTCACAGCAACAACAGCTTCAGCAGCATGCACTTTCGAATCAACAGTCACAGAGTTCTAATCCAAGTTTACATCAACAAGATAAAGTTGGTGGAGGTGGAAGTGTCACTGTGGATGGGAGTATGTCAAACTCATTTCGAGGGAATGATCAG GTTTCAAAAAACCAGAatggaagaaagagaaaacaGCCAGTGTCTTCTTCAGGCCCTGCCAATAGCTCTGGGACAGCAAACACAGCTGGACCTTCGCCTAGTTCTGCACCTTCAACGCCATCAACACACACTCCTGGAGATGTGATTTCAATGCCTGCGATGCCTCATAGTGGCAGTTCTTCCAAGCCTTTGATGATGTTTGGTGCTGAGGGTGCTGGTACACTTGCATCACCTTCAAATCAATTG GCTGAAATGGATCGATTTGTGGAGGATGGATCTCTTGATGATAATGTTGAGTCTTTTTTATCCCATGATGATACGGATCCTAGAGATGCTGTTGGCCGATGTATGGATGTAACTAAAG GTTTCACATTTATGGAAGTAAATTCTGTTCGAGCAAGCAGTAGCAAAGTTACTTGCTGCCATTTCTCGTCAGACGGAAAGTTACTAGCTACTGGTGGCCATGATAAAAAG GCTGTATTATGGTACACGGACACTTTGAAGCCGAAGTCTACGCTTGAAGAACATTCATGTTTGATTACTGATGTTCGTTTCAGTCCAAGCATGTCACGCCTTGCAACATCTTCATTTGACAAAACTGTCAGAGTTTGGGATGCCGACAGT CCTGGTTATTCGCTTCGTACATTTATGGGACATTCTGGTAACGTTATGTCACTTGACTTCCATCCAACTAAGGATGATCTTATCTGCTCTTGTGATGGTGATGGTGAAATACGATACTGGAGTATCAACAACGGGAACTGTGCAAGAGCTTTCAAG GGTGGTACGGCCCCTGGTACAGCCCAATTGAGATTTCAACCTCGCCTCGGAAAATATCTTGCAGCAGCTGCTGAGAATGTTGTATCTATACTGGACACCGAGACTCAAACTTGCTGGCACTCTTTACAG GGACATACTAAACTGATCCATTCCGTATGCTGGGACCCTTCGGGTGAGCTTCTAGCATCCGTTAGTGAGGACTCTGTTCGAGTTTGGTCCTTTGCGTCAGGCAGTGAAGGGGAATGTGTTCACGAATTGAGCTGTAATGGCAACAAGTTCCACTCTTGTGTTTTCCATCCTTCGTTTCAATCACTGCTCGTTATTGGCTGTTACCAG TCTTTGGAGCTATGGAATATGTCGGAGAATAAGACCATGACATTGTCGGCTCATGAAGGACTCATTGCTGCATTGGCTGTATCACCAGTGACAAGGTTGGTTTCTTCCGCAAGTCATGACAAGTTCGTTAAACTGTGGAAGTGA